TCCAAAAATAAAATATCTGTGATCGTCTGTAAACCAGCCTTGGTGTGCATAGCCTGGATTTGGATATGTTATTTCAGAAATAAATTGCGGGTTACTTTTATCAGTAACATCAAGTAATACTACTCTGTCATTAGATCCACCGTTACTAGCTAGTAATATTTCTCTTCCAATATAACTTGAAACTCCGGTTACCGTTGGACTAGTCGCATTATTATCTGTACCGTTATAGGTGATAACTTGTGCATCGTGTGTATATCCTTTTCCGGAGTAACTACCAACAACTGTTGGTAATAATGGGGTAGAAATGTCTACAAATATTGGTCCACCACTGGCTGCTCCACAACCTACCAAATAGGCAATACCTTCAGATTCGTTAATAACAATATTATGACAACTTCCTATAGAGATGCCGTTATCACCACTAAAAACAATGACATTTCCGTCTGATGGATCACTAGTATAAGTCAGGTCTGGATTTACTCCATCGCGTAGAGTTGTTAAATCAAACACTTGCATACCGTGACTTCCAACACCATCTGCTACGATATAAGCATGGTTGTTGTACACTTTTACGTCTCTCCAGAAAGAGGTGTTTCCATTTGCAGTTTCTATACGTCCTAAAAATATAGGGTTTAAAGGATCACTGATGTCAACAAAGGCAGTACTGTTTGTCGTACCGACTATAGCGTATTCTTTATTGTCTAATGGGTCCGTCCAACCCCAAATGTCACTTCCTTCTTCGGTTCCTAATGCTGTTGCTAAGGTGCTAATAGGGACGCGTGATAATAAATCATAACCATCGCATGGGTAACTTGTTGTTACATCATCTATTATGTGTGTCGCGAAGCCACCAACACATGGGGTTTGTGCTAAGTTTAATTGACTGCTAGTTAATAAAAAGAGGAAAAGTAGTTTTTTATACATACCAAATAGGTTAAGTTATTCTTAAAATAATACGACAAATTTAGCAGAAATACTAATAAATCCGACTTTACAGGTGTTAAAATGCTAAATTTATAATGAGTATGAATTGTTTTGTTGAATAATAAACAATTTAAAGTCTTTTAGACGGACTATTAAATAATGCTTAGTATTTTTGCAGTATGATAGAAGATAAAAATCAACAACGTACAGACTTAAGCCAATTAGGAGAATTTGGGTTAATAGATCATTTAGCAAAAAACTTTAAAATTACGCAACAATCCACTATTAAAGCTATGGGTGATGATGCTGCTGTTTTAGAATTTGGAGATAATAGAGTGGTTGTTAGTACTGACTTTTTAGTAGAAGGAGTGCATTTTGATTTGGCCTATATGCCATTAAAGCATTTGGGATATAAAGCGGTGATTGTTAATTTGTCTGATGTGTACGCGATGAATGCGGAAGCAACACAAGTTACGGTGTCTATTGCTGTGTCTAATCGTTTCCCTTTGGAAGCTATTGAAGAGTTGTATGCTGGAATACAAACGGCTTGCGAACTTTATAATGTAGATTTAGTCGGAGGAGATACAACGTCTTCAGCATCGGGTTTAATTATTTCTGTAACGGCAATTGGACAAGTTAAATCAGGAGATGAGGTGTATAGAAGCGGCGCGAAACCTAACGATTTGTTAGTGGTTACCGGAGATTTAGGAGGCGCTTATTTAGGATTGCAAGTTTTAGAGCGTGAAAAAGAAGTTTTTAAAGTGAATCCAAATAGCCAACCAGATTTAGATGCTTATACTTATATTATTGAGCGTCAATTAAAGCCTGAAGCTAGAAAAGATATTATTAAATTATTACAAGATTTAGAGGTTAAGCCGACGTCTATGATTGATATTAGTGATGGCTTATCTTCAGAGATTTTACATTTATGTAAAGAAAGTAAAGTCGGTTGTGATTTGTATGAAGACAAATTACCTTTAGATCCTCAAGTTATTTCGACTAGTGAGGAGTTTAAAATGGACAGTACAACTATCGCTTTAAGTGGTGGTGAAGATTATGAATTATTAATGACGATATCTCAAGACGATTTTCCTAAAATAAAGGCTAACCCTAATTTAACTGTTATTGGTTTTATTACAGATGAAGCTTCTGGTGCACACTTAGTCACTAGAGGTGATCAAAAGATACAACTTACTGCGCAAGGATGGAATAGTTTTAATAAAGACTAAATAGACTAAGAAGTCATTTTTAATAGTGGCTTTTTTAATTCCTGATTAGCGTATCGTGTTTGTTTACTTTGGTGAATCTGTTTTAATACGGAATTAATTTCTCTATACTTTGGCGTTAAATCTGTTAAGGCGCCATTACTGTTTGTGGTCATTTCTTTTTTACAATGGCTACATTGGTACTCGAAAACGTGATGCGTTATTTGTTTGCTAACGGAGAATTTGTGGCCAAAAATGGAACAATATAATTTTCCTTTTCTGGACGGCTTGTGCTGTACTTTATTCATGACTAGTTATGTGTTAGATTTCATACATGTGGTTATGTTGTTTAAAATCTGATATATAGCGAAATCCGAATGTAGAAAAAAAAACGCAACAAGTCGTCAAAAGACCCGTTTATTCGACGAAGCGCATTATGTTTTGTAGGAATTCTTCTTTATTTTCTATATGAGACATGTGTCCGCCCTCTAAAACGTTGATAGTTATGTCTTTTAGTTTTTCTAAGTGCTGTAAGTCTGTTTTGGATAAAATGGGATCGTTTTTACCTGCAATAATTAATTTTTTGCAGGTTAAGTTTTTCAAAACCACAGTACTATCTGCTCTTAATTTCATGCCTTCTTGTGTGGCAACATAACCTTGAAGCGGTGTTTTTAAAGCTTCGGTTTTAATTTGCTCAATCTCTTTTTCAAAACGTAGTCTGTTGTCTTCGTAAAATAAATTACTAATAGACATGCTTACTAGATTACTGTAATTGGTTTTGGCAACGCTTATCGCTCTATCTCGGAGTGCGATACGCTCTTTACTGTCTGCAAAAGGGGTAGAGTTCATTAAGCATACCCCTTCTAGGACGTCAGGCTTTTTTTCGGCGAAAGCCAAAGCAACATAACCACCAAGGGAATGCCCAATTAGCGTTGTTTTATCAATATTTAAATTAACAAGGACTGCATTTACAGCCTCTGCTAAGTCTTGCATAGTATGGACATAACCCAAACAATCCGTTAAACCATGACCTAATAAATCAATAGTTATGACTTGGTGTGTTTTTTCTAGTAAGGCAACGGTATCGGCCCACATCGTACTGTTTTCTAAAAATCCGTGTAATAATGTCACAGTTTTGCCTCGTCCGGACATCGTGTAGGCAATGGAAATGCCTTTATAGGTTAAAATCATAGTTTGCAAAGATAGGATTTGTGCTGTTTTTAGTAAGTTGTTTTGTGTAACTATTTACTATATTTGAGAACCTATATTGTAAATTATTAAAATTATGAGATTAAAATCTATCCTTTATACTATTGCTTGTTTTAGTTGTGTGACATTATCGGCACAAGTTGATGATGCTAAACTAGATCAACTTATAGAAAACACTTTAAAAACGTTTGAGGTACCTGGGATTTCTGTAGGGGTTATTAAGGATGGCCATGTGGTTTACGCAAAAGGTCATGGTGTACGTGCATTATCCAATAAAAAGGAGATGGACAATAGTACTTTAGTCGGTATCGCGTCTAATAGTAAAGGGTTTACATGTTTTGCATTGGCTATGATGGTAGATGCGGGTAAATTAAATTGGGATGATAAAGTAAGACAACATATTCCGGAGTTTAAATTAAAGGATGCTTGGGTGACAGAACAGTTTACGGTTAGAGATCTAGTAACGCACCGTAGCGGTATGGGATTAGGTGCAGGCGATTTAATGTTTTTTCCGGAAGCAGATTTTAAAGTAGCGGATGTTATAAATAATGTAGGGCATTTAGAAGCAGAAAGTTCTTTTAGAAGTCAGTTTGCATATAATAACAACATGTTTATTATTGCAGGAGAAGTTTTAAAACGGGTGAGCGGATTATCTTGGGAAGCTTTTATTGAAACTAAAATCATGGCGCCTGTTGGGATGACTAACAGTGTGGCCTCTTATAATCGTGTGACTGATAGATCTAATATTATTGAAGCGCATACGCTTGCAGATGGTAAGCTAGTGCAAATACCACACGATTGGAGTCCAACAGCTAATCCAGCAGGAGGAATTATGAGTAATGTGGATGATATGTTAGTTTGGGCTCAGTTTTTAATGAATGATGCTGTGACTGCTAAAGGCGAACGCTTATTGTCTGAAGCAAAATTCCACGAGTTATGGCAATTACAAACCCCGCTTAAAGTCAGTAAAAATGATAGTTACGACTCTAATTTTAAAGGCTATGGTTTAGGTTGGTTTTTGACGGATGTTAAAGGAGGGCATAAACAAGTGTATCATACAGGAGGATTATTGGGTACGGTAACACAGTTTACTATGATTCCAGATTTGGATTTAGCTATAGTCGTGTTGACTAATCAAATGAATGGGTCTGCCTTTAATACCATTACCAATACTATTAAAGATAGCTATTTAGGATACGAAGATCGTAAGTGGCTAGCCAAGTTGGGACGCAATAATAAAGAATGGTACCAGTATAACGACAGTTTAAAAACAGCTGTTTTTGCGCAAGTGTCTAAAATGAAAAATAGCACTGCGATTCCAAAAGCGAATACTATTGTTGGTACGTATAAGGACGTTTGGTTTGGAAAGGTTAACCTTTCGCAAAGCGGACAAGAATTACGATTGGTTTCAGAAAAATCTCCAACTTTAAAAGGAAGTCTGTTACCTTACAACGCAACGACTTTTATTGTTAAATGGGATAACAGAAGTTATGATGCGGATTGTTTTGTACAATTTGTATTTAATGAAAAAGGAGAAGCCGTTAGTGCCACTTTAAAACCTATTGCGCCGGTTACGGATTTTAGCTTTGATTTTGAA
This portion of the Olleya sp. Bg11-27 genome encodes:
- a CDS encoding choice-of-anchor B family protein, producing the protein MYKKLLFLFLLTSSQLNLAQTPCVGGFATHIIDDVTTSYPCDGYDLLSRVPISTLATALGTEEGSDIWGWTDPLDNKEYAIVGTTNSTAFVDISDPLNPIFLGRIETANGNTSFWRDVKVYNNHAYIVADGVGSHGMQVFDLTTLRDGVNPDLTYTSDPSDGNVIVFSGDNGISIGSCHNIVINESEGIAYLVGCGAASGGPIFVDISTPLLPTVVGSYSGKGYTHDAQVITYNGTDNNATSPTVTGVSSYIGREILLASNGGSNDRVVLLDVTDKSNPQFISEITYPNPGYAHQGWFTDDHRYFIFGDETDEQNFGFGTRTFVFDMLDLDNPVLSSTYEAPIAAIDHNGYVKGDQFYLANYRAGMRVLDIPTLTSSNNAASEIGYFDTYPASNSANFNGAWSIYPYFESGNIIVSDIERGLFVLRESNNPLSTENLELDTAFTLAPNPTKSNSKLKAATGQTITSVQIFNVIGKKLFSKNNINTASFVLPTEHLSNGIYLIKINNATTKKLVINK
- the thiL gene encoding thiamine-phosphate kinase, which gives rise to MIEDKNQQRTDLSQLGEFGLIDHLAKNFKITQQSTIKAMGDDAAVLEFGDNRVVVSTDFLVEGVHFDLAYMPLKHLGYKAVIVNLSDVYAMNAEATQVTVSIAVSNRFPLEAIEELYAGIQTACELYNVDLVGGDTTSSASGLIISVTAIGQVKSGDEVYRSGAKPNDLLVVTGDLGGAYLGLQVLEREKEVFKVNPNSQPDLDAYTYIIERQLKPEARKDIIKLLQDLEVKPTSMIDISDGLSSEILHLCKESKVGCDLYEDKLPLDPQVISTSEEFKMDSTTIALSGGEDYELLMTISQDDFPKIKANPNLTVIGFITDEASGAHLVTRGDQKIQLTAQGWNSFNKD
- a CDS encoding alpha/beta hydrolase produces the protein MTLLHGFLENSTMWADTVALLEKTHQVITIDLLGHGLTDCLGYVHTMQDLAEAVNAVLVNLNIDKTTLIGHSLGGYVALAFAEKKPDVLEGVCLMNSTPFADSKERIALRDRAISVAKTNYSNLVSMSISNLFYEDNRLRFEKEIEQIKTEALKTPLQGYVATQEGMKLRADSTVVLKNLTCKKLIIAGKNDPILSKTDLQHLEKLKDITINVLEGGHMSHIENKEEFLQNIMRFVE
- a CDS encoding serine hydrolase, giving the protein MRLKSILYTIACFSCVTLSAQVDDAKLDQLIENTLKTFEVPGISVGVIKDGHVVYAKGHGVRALSNKKEMDNSTLVGIASNSKGFTCFALAMMVDAGKLNWDDKVRQHIPEFKLKDAWVTEQFTVRDLVTHRSGMGLGAGDLMFFPEADFKVADVINNVGHLEAESSFRSQFAYNNNMFIIAGEVLKRVSGLSWEAFIETKIMAPVGMTNSVASYNRVTDRSNIIEAHTLADGKLVQIPHDWSPTANPAGGIMSNVDDMLVWAQFLMNDAVTAKGERLLSEAKFHELWQLQTPLKVSKNDSYDSNFKGYGLGWFLTDVKGGHKQVYHTGGLLGTVTQFTMIPDLDLAIVVLTNQMNGSAFNTITNTIKDSYLGYEDRKWLAKLGRNNKEWYQYNDSLKTAVFAQVSKMKNSTAIPKANTIVGTYKDVWFGKVNLSQSGQELRLVSEKSPTLKGSLLPYNATTFIVKWDNRSYDADCFVQFVFNEKGEAVSATLKPIAPVTDFSFDFEDLKLIKQD